The nucleotide window TACCAGGATAAAAATGGACCTTCAGTCTACCTCAATCCCAAAACCTAGCAGCTAAATTTGTGGGCTTCTGATATTATTTACTCTTTGAGGGTTGGAGTAAGATAATCTTATTAAGATTTCAATGTTGGGTGACGTTTCAGTAGTAGTACATCACTGTTGTAGCTGGAGCTGTTTCATTCTTCTTTTGTCTATTCTGATCTTTAAATGGAGATTATTTAGGGAATCTTGCACATGTTAATTGAAACTTTCTTGtgatcttttctttttttctttgtccCTGGTTTAAGAGGTCTTTTTTTACTtgctcaaaaagaaaaaggaaattttttcttttattaatttatatatattttctgttACCGCTTGTAGCCATGGGAGACATATCAGGCTGACTTGTCGATCGATCTAAGCAAGCACCATGTGCCCAAGACATTCCTTGATAAGGTTGCTTATTGGACGGTGAAACTTCTCAGGATTCCAacagatttattttttaaggttTGCTTTCCACTCACCTTTGCAGGGAATATGTTGTCCAATCAAATTTAAATGGctattttgtattatttcttTAGAAACCATGCTCTCCTATGTCTTCTTGGTCTCGATTTTGCCATGAGGTTCATACTACTCAACAGCTTGTACCCGCAATTTTTTTGGTGAATAGAAATGCTAAGAAATGGATTCTGTTTCTGCTAGTTCTTCggtttcttcataaatgtaaCCAAAGTGATCAACGTATGTGATGACATCTTTTACATCATCCTTCCCTAGTGATACATCTTTTAGCGAGAGGAAACACATGCCAAAATCACAACAGTTATGTGTAAACAGAAAAACTCCTCTACCGCTGACACTACAACATTAATCCTTGAGttgtttttatataaaatacatTCTTGTCACCATTGATTCTAATCTCTGATTTCTATCGCAGAAAAAATATGGTTGTCGTGCAATGATGTTGGAAACAGTGGCAGGTGTACCTGGAATGGTGGGAGGTATGCTGTTACATCTGAGGTCGTTGCGCAAGTTCGAGCAAAGTGGTGGTTGGATAAAAGCATTACTTGAAGAAGCTGAGAATGAGAGAATGCATCTGATGACTATGGTGGAGCTAGTACAACCTAAATGGTACGAGAGGTTGTTAGTTATTGCTGTGCAGGGagtctttttcaatttttactttGTGCTTTACTTGCTGTCCCCCAAGCTTGCACACAGAGTTGTCGGTTATCTGGAAGAGGAGGCAATACACTCTTATACGTTGTATCTTAATGATATTGATCGTGGTGAAATTGAAAATGTTCCTGCTCCTGCAATAGCAATTGACTACTGGAGACTGCCTAAGGATGCAACTCTAAAGGATGTTATTACTGTCATCCGTGCTGATGAAGCTCATCATAGAGATGTTAACCATTTCGCATCTGTAAGTATCTTCTGTTTTCGTAGATCAATCTTAATCATCATTGCAAATTTCCACATTTTGAGCTGGCAATTTTATCTACGGTTTGCATTGTGTGCAAAAGTTATTAATGCAACTGATTTAGTTATTGCTCATGCTATTCAGGATATCCATTATCAAGGAAAGAAATTGCAGGAGGCAGCTGCTCCTATTGGTTACCATTAAATCTTCATATTGGTCTGCTTtgcatagttttttttttttttttgtgtgtgtctatatatatactagatataggaccccgtgccagcacggggcccaatatatatatttttttaaattttaatttatgtcatattatgaaatttgagaagttgttgaaatttttatatgattttaaatattttaaatttttagctattgtgatttgtagtacttttttttaacataattttgaaaaaaatatttattactctgtttgttctaatttatatggcacacgcagaattttaaatattaagcattttttatatgtctctttaatatattaagttgttaattattgtattttattgtacattttgaacctaattttttaataatatatgttatttgccatgtcccaatttatgtgacattaattgatagatttgttggagtcgagagatttattttgttaattattgtaatttatagtatttttttccgtcaatttcaaacaatatatgttgttaattgatagaatacttttaatgtaattttttttaaaaaatatgtgtgactctccatgtcccaatttatgtggcacatgtaaagttttgacaattaaccaaaattttaatacatttaaaaaaatatttttaagtcgttaaattttaagtaataagtaatttaaattgttgtattatttattacaatttataatacttttaaagtagttaaaatattgtacaatttattatgatttataacactttttaaaaaaatttatgtcataatatggaatttgagaagttattgaaatttttatatgattttaaaaatattttaaattcataactatatatttcaatgtacaagattttgataaaataaaatctttgaagttaaattataatgtttttgaaatttaaattattaaaacatatataatgattttatagaaaaaataatatcatataaaattaaatgaaaaggataataaattcaacttttaccatgataaagttgaaaaatattatttaagtggaaggaggtggggcccacttatatattttatgtagtaagtattggacatttgtaatgatttaattggaacaatggtagtaaatcctagactcttctaatatatagtaatatgtGCATGGTCCAATCAAAACAAGTAGGGTCTCAGTGGGGCATTTCTAATTAGTCATGAAATCCCCAAATAGCAAATAGTAGCATAAGTATGGATTAAACTACTGTTCTATCCTCTGCATAGTTGTATATATGATAAATGCTTTTGCTCTTCAAATTTTGTAATCTTAATAGGAATGCAAATGATTCCTAATccaatctttttttatttaatggaTTTCTTTTATGACACGCATGCTGGGAAATCTATATCTCCAGAAATTCACAGAGAAATGGCAGGATCTCCAAAATTCTACGAATGGCACATTAAGTTCTTCTAAAGCAGAAAGACAATTAAATCACTCAGGTAACTTGCCTGTACGAGATATATGGTCCAGTGTGCATCTTAAACCATAACGTTCAACTGCCCATTTTGCTTCTCTAAATCCATGACCATATGCCTCGGAATGGTTTTTTTCAATTCCGTCTttcagaaactctttcagattTCTCAAGAACTGAGCTTTTTCACTTGTACCTTTTATGTTTTCATCACCAGTAAAAGATTGCCATTCTAGCCACTTGTGAGCTATAACTTCACAAATACCTTCTGCGATGTTTAGGGACAGCCCCTCATACCCTATATATCATAGAGAAAAAGACAGATTCATTAGGAATGTTGTTCACtagtttatttttcattatatttaatttaaattagacAAAACCAACTACAGATTATTGTAGAAAGCTAGAAAGCACCTTCAATCTTCATCCAAGCGTGCATCATTTCATGAGCCAAAGTTGCTCCCAAGTCCAACCTGTTTACAAAGACCAGTTATGCATACCATAAAATTTAAGCGGGGAACTTGTTTCAATCTTACATATCCCCTCTTAAAGACTGGAAGCAAATTATCTTTGGAAAAAACATAGCATTTTTCTTACCTTCGATTAGTCAAAACACATCACTGACCAAAAATGATAGAATATAGACATCATTAATCCCAATTTAGGTGACATAGTGGGATGAGTAACATGAAAGAACCTACTACTTAAGGCAAGAACAATAACTGTAAATGGTTGTAATATCCCATATTTTAAACAAGGGCATATTAGTCAttagctaaaaaaaaatcaaatgggCCTTTGCCCATCAGAAACCTAATAagggaaaaattaaattaagctAAAGAAATTATTGGAGGTAAGAGTTTTGTCAGCaactcttgaaaaaaaaaaaaggaagaaagtacGTTCTTGGAGTCTCTTCCTGTGAAGGAGCATGAAATCgattaaaatagagaaaaataactACATGGAGAAGAAGTGGAACTCTTGCTATTTCAAGTATGGATTTCAAGGTAAGTATCTTAACTTAGTTTAAAGATTGAATTTGTATATTCCCTGACTATAAATTTGAGAACTGAGAGTTAGAAAAACATGGGTTTAGAAGGAATAAAGGAATCCGTTAAACTCTTATTATCTTATGGTTTGAGAGAGTATGTTAAATGTTTGGACCAAACTTTTGTAGTTCGGCATAACCGAAGAAGAATTGCTGGACAGTGACATTAGTTTTGTTTATTATAGGGTGAAGTAATCAACAATGAGACTGTTTTGCGGGATCTGAAGCACCAATTTGATATAAATTGACAGATTGAGAGTCTATCATAAAACCTCGAAGATTGGGTATTCTGAATTTAGTATGAATTAGCCTAAACGAAGGAAGTATTACGAGACCGATATGATGTGATTATAGATTGATTGAAGGAAGTCATACAGATTGCCCAAGTGACATATTTGGTACTTCAACACGAGTACTGTGAGTAGTAATCTTACCACAATTGATGTTTTATAACTTGCATGACTTTCACATGGTTTATAAAGTAAATGTGTTATCGAATGTTTTGAACTTGCATGTGGGACAAGTCTTTTACCGGATATGATACTGAAAAGATTATTTGAGATGATCTCATTCTTATAAGATATGATTACTGATATTGAAAAGGTTTTACACTTATTTGAGAAATAGTATTTTGACAGGTGATTGTTAAACTTTGAAATGATATGATTTGATAAGATTTAAATGCTCTGTTcgattttgaattgtttttacttattacaagaaaaatataaatgggAGTAGACCTTGATGAATCCTGTAGCTAACGGCGGGTTCGTTAGACCTGGTGCACCTTGTAGTTCTGATTACTGATAAAGCCCTTGCTAGTGGGAAGGTAGAACTAGTATACTGTTACTGATTTCCCTCGAGTAGGGATCTACTGATATGAGTAATAAACTCTTTTATGAGGAGTTCACTGTTATTGGTTACTTCTTAAAGAGAAGGCCACACTACTTACATGATTCATCCTTGGAAACCTCCCAGCTATAAGATTTGATATGAAAATGTTCTTTTTCTGAGTTTGTTATTAGGTATTTACATTGATTTTGCTTATATGAGGCACCGAAGATTGaatattgttattgtttctgAAAGAGCATTGTTTCATCATTATGACTATTACACTAACATGTTTTCTGACTTGTCACTCATTAAAATGGTTGTGGTTAAGTATTATTACTCACTGAGCTAGCGTCTCACTCCTCGCTAATTGTTTTTACAGAGAATTCAGGTGGTATTGAAGAGGATTTCATTAACTAGCGTGTGAGTTGGTAGCATCTAGTGAGCCCCGCATTGCTTCGCGTGGCAAGAGAGCTATTGATTTGCTATGTTTATTTAGTTTCTTTTAAAAACTCTTAGAGTCGCTCCATTTGTCATTCCTTTGATTTGAGTCAGGATTAGTCCTTCGAATTGTAGTCAAGTGACTAGTTTGGAACTTTTTCCGTAATTTGGAGATGAATTGGTTTTATTGCGTGACAATTTGATCATTGTTGGATATTATATGGTGGTTTATAGTTGCTATTAGTTGTGTTGTGAATTTCTGAGACAGGAAAAATCCAGGATAGGCCTAAAAACCAAGGAAACTCTGCCCGATTTTCTGTAGAATTCTGGTGAGGCTTGCTTTGGGATTCTCCCCCTTAGCGCCGGTCATGATCCTtaattgggtcgtgacaatggTTGTTAATAGTGCAGATTTTCTGATAGATTCTTTGAATCCCGAAATATGTTGTGTTTAATGCAAAATGAGAGACGCTTCTACTATTCTAAATCAGTTGCACTTCTTCAGCTGGTCATACTATCTATTCTAGGATATGTTCATCAGAAGTGGCATCTTGTGATTGTTTATTACTTGAAATATGAAAATGCagattctttttatattttaagtatatAGTTTGTAGATAAACCTATTGGGTATGCCTCATTGCATATAACAAGGCTTAAGACTTGTTCAAAACTGAAATTGCTTATTTGCTGATCCTAACTAGATGAAGATCATGAGATATATTCCCTATTTACTCTCCTAGAAATTACTGGATGACAATTGCTTGGAGTTATATACTAGATCCATCAAGGAGACTACTTATGTGAAAGTATTGAAGTTCATAAGAAGATTACTTTGGTAAGCCGTACAAAAGCAGCATTGCTTTCACTTTGCGTCCTTCAACCAGATGCTCTACTTCTTTCACCACTTTAACTTTTTCACCCTTCTGTATTGACCTTGACACCTAGCATGAGTGAATTGAATGCAACATGAGAGACTAGATGACTGCATACCATAGGCAAGAGAAGTCTATAATAGAAACCAATGTACTCACATAAGTTACGGCTTCCAATTCAGATTTATCATAGACAGTCAAGCCAAGTGATGTCTGTGAAACCAACCAAGCACTATTAATACTACAAAATGTGATGGAAGTAATAAAATTCCACTTGCTAATGTAAACACCTGTTCTGCCTAccttttgaacattttttatcATCTCTTTTTCATCAACTAACAGAATTGGAATGTAATATCGGATTTTCATGTTCATTCCTTTGAAAAATCTGTGTACTTCATCAAGAAGGGGCTTACAGTCTCCAGGATCTGTAACTGCTGTATAATGACAATCAGGGCAAAGTTTCCGACCATCATTCAGAGTGATATACTTCAGGTCTCCTATCTACAAATAGGTGAGTAAGttctcagttagcatgttaTAAGCTGAGTAATTGTATGCCATCTGTTATCATTGAACGTAAAGCCAGTCTCAACTAGAAAGCTCATTGTGTATATGTTTGCTATTCAGGAATATTCATCATACAATTGCTAGTGGTTAAGAAGATTCCCTTGCTTATAGTTCTCATACTAATTGAATGGTTCCTGTTTAGCTCATTATCGACCTTTATTTGTTAGAGCATAGATTCAATCAGGAACATTTTCAATATAACATTATAGAAGGGGGTTTAAAAACCTTTAATCTTGAACAGCTGCAGCACTGAGGAGTTCCATCAGATGTATGCTTTTCACAGTAAGTTTGGCCCCAGTATGTACACCTTGACCAATCCGAGCAAATCTGTACCAAACATAAGTATCAGGTAAACTCATTTAGTTATTTTCTGATCATCTTCACAGTTACAACTTACAAGGATAAATTATTTCAAGAAAGACTAAAGGGAAGGACATTGGAGGAAAGGGAACACAAACCTCTTCTTCACAAACATCACAAACAAGAATATTGCACCGCTTTCTACTCTTTCTCCAGAAAGAAGTGCTCCTACAAAATCATAAAAACGTgtctaaagaaaaatattttactcatAAACTGAATATATCTTTGATGCTCTCCACAGTTCTTCACAATTTCCCACAATTGAAAAATAGCTAGCAACACTTGTGTTATATTAGAATGAAACCTGCTTTAACTTAAAACAGGACCATAATCCTAACTCGACATGAATTAAGTAAACTTGCAAATACCAAATCCTAATCAATTTAACTTCCTGAATTAGTTTTCCGATGGTGTCAATATGATCAAATGGAAAGCTTAAAAAGTCATGGCAAAAGATACTGCAAAATGATAAGAACTTCTCAAGGATTTAGTTCTTAGAAGAATTATCAAGAGAGCAAACAGAAGCATGACTTAAATTTTGTTTACTTTGCATGTATAGCTAAAGGCAATTTATTCATTGCTTATCTAGAAGCACTTGAATTGTGTTACACTTACCTTGATGCATGGACAAATGGATTTAACTCCTTGAAAAGTTTCCACCATTTCAGCTCTCTGCCTCCAGTACTGGTGCTGTAATGATGTAAACAAATCTGATCTTAAACTTAATCAGCTTGCCACAAAAAAGGGAGATGAATAGGACAATTACATTACATATGTGTGATATGCTAGATGAAAATACTcatttccatatatatatttttcactgAATAAATCCCTGGGAGTCAGTGGTGAACAGTTtgaaactcggtggataatggttttcattttcccttttaagCACCACGGAATGAGAGGGCATATTTACCTCAAGTCTGTAGAAGATAATGTGGTTTCTTCCAGCGCCTGTGCAAGTTCTTCTACTTCATCAATCTGGGGATACTCTGTATCAGAGATTTTAAAAAGTGACCAAATGTATACATCAGACTACTTGCCTAAAGAAAGTAAGAAAATTCTGTTAAGCATTTAATTCTGCCAAAATAACAAAGTGAAGCTCCAAACTCATGAAATTAAACTTATTGGAGCTAAACATATCTACCAACTTCTTACTAGGACGAAATTTAGCTTAAAATAGTGAGATGAAAAGGCTGCATTGGATAAATGAAAATACTATTGATCttcttgattaaaaaaaaaaaaaggctgcCTCATTAAGGACTCTTACCGCCTGGGTATATTTCTTCTGCCTTTGATTCTTGAAGAGAGAATTCAATAGCACGGACCATATCCTCATTTTCATCTTCTGATAAGTGGTAACTCTGTAATCAAGTTTTTTCAAATGGATTTAACTGATAATAATCATAtcaaatgatgatgatgatgataataacGAAAGAGATTGATAGAAGTGTGAAACACAAAACCATACCTCATAAGAAGGACCTTCATCCAGGTATCTATTTGAATACATTTTCGAGGTCAATCAATCCTCTGAGTTCAAACAAATATATCAATGCTACTGCAAAGCATGAAAATGCATTAATATTAATAAGAAATATCCATTGGTGGAGGAGAATATGTCAAATTTATTGAActtttaaaacatggttttcctggaaatatttaaaattttaaaaatggagTATTCGGTTGGTTGTACtgaccagaaaaaaaaaacaaatattctgCTGGTTGCATATAAAGAAGTTGCAACTCAACTTATCAAGTGGTAGTTTCGTGCCCTGTTTCTTGTCCTTAGAAATAGTAtaatattcataattaattaataatttacgaAGACTTTGACAATGTCGTTAAGTCTTcatgaaagttttttttttcgaaaaccTTTTACGAAATTAGTTAAGAAAGTGCTATTTCATATTTCTGATTTTATATTCCTCATTAATAGAAAAAGATCACACTTTTAAAGACTTCTTCAATAAAATATTGTATTGGCCTGCATGgacatgagtttttttttcttaagaaatattttcaaaatgttATTCGGTTTTTGTTATAATGATTTTTTGATTGGTTTTTGCAGAtgggttttttttaatttgaaaaacgGTTTTATCAAGTGAAATTTTATCCCACTCACA belongs to Solanum stenotomum isolate F172 chromosome 1, ASM1918654v1, whole genome shotgun sequence and includes:
- the LOC125875743 gene encoding ubiquinol oxidase, mitochondrial, which gives rise to MNQLLVRSVMRRLVSGGTCNRSISSVSAAAAVVFREVHKPNSESVVMMSSQRLRFSGQWWRMMCSTSEPPSKNSTTSSAVRKEDEKLSGDSVEKIEAEDKVALSSYWGVSRPKITKEDGSVWPWNCFMPWETYQADLSIDLSKHHVPKTFLDKVAYWTVKLLRIPTDLFFKKKYGCRAMMLETVAGVPGMVGGMLLHLRSLRKFEQSGGWIKALLEEAENERMHLMTMVELVQPKWYERLLVIAVQGVFFNFYFVLYLLSPKLAHRVVGYLEEEAIHSYTLYLNDIDRGEIENVPAPAIAIDYWRLPKDATLKDVITVIRADEAHHRDVNHFASDIHYQGKKLQEAAAPIGYH
- the LOC125853480 gene encoding protein DA1-related 1-like isoform X2; the encoded protein is MYSNRYLDEGPSYESYHLSEDENEDMVRAIEFSLQESKAEEIYPGGKKYPQIDEVEELAQALEETTLSSTDLSTSTGGRELKWWKLFKELNPFVHASRSTSFWRKSRKRCNILVCDVCEEEICSDWSRCTYWGQTYCEKHTSDGTPQCCSCSRLKIGDLKYITLNDGRKLCPDCHYTAVTDPGDCKPLLDEVHRFFKGMNMKIRYYIPILLVDEKEMIKNVQKTSLGLTVYDKSELEAVTYVSRSIQKGEKVKVVKEVEHLVEGRKVKAMLLLYGLPKLDLGATLAHEMMHAWMKIEGYEGLSLNIAEGICEVIAHKWLEWQSFTGDENIKGTSEKAQFLRNLKEFLKDGIEKNHSEAYGHGFREAKWAVERYGLRCTLDHISRTGKLPE
- the LOC125853480 gene encoding protein DA1-related 1-like isoform X1, whose protein sequence is MYSNRYLDEGPSYESYHLSEDENEDMVRAIEFSLQESKAEEIYPGGKKYPQIDEVEELAQALEETTLSSTDLSTSTGGRELKWWKLFKELNPFVHASRSTSFWRKSRKRCNILVCDVCEEEICSDWSRCTYWGQTYCEKHTSDGTPQCCSCSRLKIGDLKYITLNDGRKLCPDCHYTAVTDPGDCKPLLDEVHRFFKGMNMKIRYYIPILLVDEKEMIKNVQKVGRTGVYISKWNFITSITFCSINSAWLVSQTSLGLTVYDKSELEAVTYVSRSIQKGEKVKVVKEVEHLVEGRKVKAMLLLYGLPKLDLGATLAHEMMHAWMKIEGYEGLSLNIAEGICEVIAHKWLEWQSFTGDENIKGTSEKAQFLRNLKEFLKDGIEKNHSEAYGHGFREAKWAVERYGLRCTLDHISRTGKLPE